In the genome of Methylotenera mobilis JLW8, the window GTGCTGACCGGACAACCCCTTGGTTTTTAGGAAGCACAAGCTCTTGTACATCAGCCTGAGGTGCGATCACTTTGGGCGTGCTCACTTTTGCAGTAAAAATCTCAGAAACATTGGTGGGTTTTGCCTCGCTTTGGTCGGCGGCATGTTCTTGTGCTAATGCATTTTGTACAGGAGCCTCAGCATCAGCAGCTTTAGCTTCTACACTGATTGCCTGAGTAAAGGCCTGAACAGACTCACCCTGACTACCTGATTTAGCATAGGCCATGCCTAAATTATTAAGTGCACGGAGATTAGTTGGGTCCAGCGTAGTGGCTTGTTTTAGTGTAGCAACCGCTTCGGCGTATTGTCCCTGTAAGTAATAGGCATAGCCCATATTGCTATATAAATGCGCGGCGGCTGGTGCATAATTGAGTGCTGACTTAAATGCCTCGATGGCCTTTTGGTACTTACCATGTTTTGCATAAATCACACCTAATCCGTTGTAAGCCTCAACAAAGCTTGCATCAGCATAAATGGACTTCTGATAAGCCTCTATCGCCAGTTCATCACGTCGCTGCCCCTGGTAATATCGGCCTAGCTTGTACATCGCATTTGCACTGGCTTGCGCGTTGCTTGTTTTAACATTAGGGCTAATCGCCCAAGATGGTGCCTCACTTACCTGCTGGTTAGACGCACATGCACTGAGTATTGCAACACAGCATGCCATAGGTAAGATTTTGCGTTTGCTTTTCATCATTCACCTCCAACCGCTACTTAAGCTAAAACTTCAATGAATAACTTAACTGACTATAATTAACCTAACTTATCCTACTTATAGGTTGATCGTCTGATCAACTTACTGCCCGGCGAGCGTTGGTAACAAAATATTGTGTATGTTAATAAATGCAGGTCCCAACAACACTAGCAACATCGACGGGAAAATAAAGAAAATAAGCGGAAACAATAACTTAACTGCAATTTTTGCCGCAGCCTCTTCGGCTAACAAGCGGCGTTTGGTGCGTAAGCTATCCGCGTGAACCCTTAATGAATCTGAAATATTGGTACCAAAACGATCTGACTGAACCAGCATCGCAACTAAGGTATCAACTTCCTCTACACCAGTACGCAAGGCCAGATTACGCAAGGCCCTTTCACGTGAGCTACCGGCGCGCAACTCCAGATTAATTAAATGCAGCTCTTCTCCAAGTGTCGGACTTCTTACGTGCATTTCTTCCCCTACCCTAGCGAGCGCAGCATCTAACCCCAAACCTGATTCAACGCACACAATAATCAAGTCAAGCGCATCAGGAAAGCTCTCGAATATTTCACGTTTGCGGCTATCAATACGATGTGACAACACGGCGTTTGGCAGAAAATAACCAATCGCTGCTAATAGAATCAGCATCATCATCAGATTATTAGGCTTAACTACAGAGCCGGAAATAACAGTGTATAAAAGAAACAAACTTGGCAATGCTAAGGTCAAGATAGTTTTAGCCGCAAAAAACAAGATAGGCACGCTGGGGCTACGTAAGCCTGCATTCATAAAACGAATGCGAAGCTGTGAATGCTCCCACCCTTCCTTAGGCAAAGACAGCTTGGCAATTGGCCCAGTTAATTTAACAATACGACTGATCCAGACTGGTTCATCATCGTTTTCGTCTGGCTTATCATCTTTTAATACCTTCAATCTGGCCCCTAAAGGGCTGGTACTAAACTGGCCAATAATGACCATCGCTACAACAAATACTGTGATAAAAATAAGAACCAGATAAATTATTTGAATTGTGTTCATGATGTTCTCACTTATTTAATCTGTATCAGACCCTAATTTTGATAATCCGCCACATCACAAAAATACCAAAAACCATCAATATTAGCGCTATGATGACCATTTTCAGACCATTCGGATCTGTCCATAGTATGCTCAGAAATTTAGGATTCACTAGCTGCAGTACCGCACCTAATGCAAATGGCAACAATGTTAGAATCCAAGCCGACAAACGCCCCTCCGCTGACAACACACGCACAGAACCCAGTAGTTTCAAACGAGCTCGAATCAACTCACTGATATTCCCCAAGAGCTCGGCCAAGTTACCACCAGTTTCACGTTGTATCAGCACTGCAATCACAAAATAACTGACATCGGTACTTGGTACACGTTGGATTAAGTTCATCAACGCCTCTGATGTTGGAATACCGTAATTGATTTCATCAAACACAATGCGGAACTCAGAAGCAATCGGCTCTGGCATTTCAGTACCTACCATCTGCAATGCACTAGGAAAAGCATGCCCAGCCACCATCGCACGCCCCATTAAATCCAGCGCACTTGGCAATTGCTGTTCTATCGTATTAATGCGTTTTTGCTTAGCACTGAACATGTGAAGCAGCGGCAAGCATGCTGCAACGGCCGCAACGATGATAGACACCAATAC includes:
- a CDS encoding LytR C-terminal domain-containing protein, whose product is MMKSKRKILPMACCVAILSACASNQQVSEAPSWAISPNVKTSNAQASANAMYKLGRYYQGQRRDELAIEAYQKSIYADASFVEAYNGLGVIYAKHGKYQKAIEAFKSALNYAPAAAHLYSNMGYAYYLQGQYAEAVATLKQATTLDPTNLRALNNLGMAYAKSGSQGESVQAFTQAISVEAKAADAEAPVQNALAQEHAADQSEAKPTNVSEIFTAKVSTPKVIAPQADVQELVLPKNQGVVRSAPLPGAVPVVDSSVTLVQVAPNVFELQSQQLSAMPMQQAEEAVVVNWKQAHVEVSNGNGVTGMAGQVGKFLLGQGYQVTRLTNQKPFNVKRSQIQYRDGHHDEAKVLKDSLPDSPDLVQRNDLRADVGVRVVLGNDMRTHVAYFGTKQDKTQLALTLNKPKT
- a CDS encoding type II secretion system F family protein, producing the protein MNTIQIIYLVLIFITVFVVAMVIIGQFSTSPLGARLKVLKDDKPDENDDEPVWISRIVKLTGPIAKLSLPKEGWEHSQLRIRFMNAGLRSPSVPILFFAAKTILTLALPSLFLLYTVISGSVVKPNNLMMMLILLAAIGYFLPNAVLSHRIDSRKREIFESFPDALDLIIVCVESGLGLDAALARVGEEMHVRSPTLGEELHLINLELRAGSSRERALRNLALRTGVEEVDTLVAMLVQSDRFGTNISDSLRVHADSLRTKRRLLAEEAAAKIAVKLLFPLIFFIFPSMLLVLLGPAFINIHNILLPTLAGQ
- a CDS encoding type II secretion system F family protein, whose product is MDYLYYLFAILAFLAVVLFLEGAYLAWNAYKGPEAKRIERRLEAMTLGKEHESTLVKQRMLANTPGVASMLQQVPRIQQLDKALLQSGLQYSVAKFLGICLMFAVVGFAIALYFGANVLVSIIVAAVAACLPLLHMFSAKQKRINTIEQQLPSALDLMGRAMVAGHAFPSALQMVGTEMPEPIASEFRIVFDEINYGIPTSEALMNLIQRVPSTDVSYFVIAVLIQRETGGNLAELLGNISELIRARLKLLGSVRVLSAEGRLSAWILTLLPFALGAVLQLVNPKFLSILWTDPNGLKMVIIALILMVFGIFVMWRIIKIRV